Proteins co-encoded in one Octopus bimaculoides isolate UCB-OBI-ISO-001 chromosome 9, ASM119413v2, whole genome shotgun sequence genomic window:
- the LOC106869102 gene encoding calmodulin, translated as MRSLGFSPTSEEIVRYLGKYKDEDGKMNFASFLDVLHEHSQLEDVKTEILQAFKTHDIDKKGYVSAKELRHILTNIGDRLTDQEVNNLLREFRISPDGPVHYEAFLKQLLTPFPDYDLL; from the exons ATGCGGTCCCTTGGCTTCAGTCCAACCAGCGAGGAGATTGTCAGATACTTGGGGAAATACAAGGATG AAGATGGTAAGATGAACTTTGCTTCATTCTTGGACGTACTCCATGAACACAGCCAGTTGGAAGATGTCAAGACTGAAATTTTGCAAGCTTTCAAAACTCATGATATTGACAAGAAAGGCTATGTCTCAGCTAAAGAACTTCGACACATCCTTACCAACATTGGAGACAGACTCACCGATCAAGAAG ttaaCAACCTTCTACGTGAGTTTCGAATTTCCCCTGATGGTCCTGTTCATTACGAAGCTTTCCTGAAGCAATTATTAACTCCATTTCCAGACTATGATCTGTTATAA